TCGTAATATTGCGATCATCGCCCACGTCGACCACGGCAAAACCACCCTGGTGGACGCCCTGTTCAAGCAATCCGGCACCTTCCGCGAGAACCAGGACGTGGACGACCGCGTCATGGACTCCATGGACCTGGAGCGCGAGCGCGGCATCACCATCGCCGCCAAGAACTGCGCCGTGTCCTGGAAGGGCGTGAAGATCAACATCATCGACACCCCTGGCCACGCCGACTTCGGCGGCGAGGTCGAGCGTTCCATGGTCATGGCCGACGGCGCGATCCTCCTGGTGGACTCCTCCGAAGGCCCGCTGCCCCAGACCCGCTTCGTGCTGAAGAAGGCGCTGGAGCGCGGCCTGTCCATCATGGTGGTGGTCAACAAGATCGACCGCAAGGACGCCCGCCCCCAGGAAGTGCTGGACGAGGTCTACGACCTGTTCATCGACCTGGACGCAAACGAGGAGCAGCTGGACTTCCCGGTGCTCTACGCCATCGGCCGCGACGGCATGGCCAAGACCAGCCTGGAGGGCGAAGGCACCGACCTGACCCCCCTCTTCGACGCCATCCTCGAGCACATCCCGGCCCCGCGCTACGACAAGAGCGCCCCCTTCCAGATGCTGGTGGCGGACCTGGGCTACTCCGACTTCCTGGGCCGTCTGGCCATTGGCCGCGTCATGAACGGCGTGGCCCACCAGAACGAGACCCTGGTGTGCATCGGCGAGAGCGGCGAAGTGAAGCAGCTGCGCGTCACCCGCCTCCAGACCTACAAGGGGCCGAGCCTGGTGGACGCCACCGAGGCCACCCCCGGCGACACCATCGTGTTGTCCGGCATCGAGAACGTCACCATCGGCGACACCATCTGCACCGCGCAGGCCCCCAAGGCTCTGCCCCGCATCACCGTGGACGAGCCCACGGTGTCCATGAAGTTCGGCATCAACACCTCCCCCCTGGCCGGCCGCGAGGGCAAGCTGGTGCAGTCGCGCAAGATCCTTGAGCGCCTGGAGCGCGAGTGCCTGGCCAACGTTGCCATCAAGGTGGAGCAGAACGAGGACAAGGACAGCTTCATCGTCAAGGGACGCGGCGAGTTCCAGATGGCCATCCTCATCGAGACCATGCGCCGCGAGGGCTTCGAGCTCTCCGTGAGCCGCCCCGAGGTCATCTACAAGGAAAAGAACGGCAAGCGCCTGGAGCCCATTGAGAGCGTCTTCGTTGACTGCGAGGAGACCTTCCTTGGCGTGGTCACGGAGAAGCTGTCCATCCGCAAGGGCCGCATGGTGAACCTGGTGAACCACGGCAAGGGCCGGGTTCGCATGGAGTTCTCGGTGCCGTCCCGCGGTCTGATCGGCTACCGCGACGAGTTTTTGACCGACACCAAGGGCACTGGCATCATGAACTCCCTCCTGGAAGGCTACGAGCTGTACCGGGGCGACTTCCCCACCCGGTTCACCGGCTCCCTGGTGGCCGACCGCTCCGGCGTCGGCGTGGCCTACGGCCTGTTCCACCTGGAGCCGCGCGGCGAGATGTTCATCACCGCAGGCGACCCGGTGTACGAGGGCATGATCGTGGGCGAGCACAACCGCGACAACGACCTGGACATCAACCCCTGCAAGGAAAAGAAGCTCACCAACATGCGCGCCTCGGGCAAGGACGAGAACTGCGTCCTGACCCCCATCCGCCCCATGACCCTGGAGCGGGCCATCCACTTCGTGCGCGACGACGAGCTGGTGGAGGTGACGCCCTTGTCCATCCGCCTGCGCAAGGCCGAACTGAACGCCGGAAAGCGCCACCTGCTGCACAGCCAGAAGAAGCGCGACAAGGCCTAGGCCGGGCGCGAGCCTCTGCGCGAGACGTCGAGGGCGGGCCTCATAATAAAGCGAACGGCAAATGCCGGGGCGAGTGGAGAACACTTGCCCCGGCATTTGTGTTTCGTCTCATTCCAAGCCGACGGCGGCGGCCGGTTCATCACTCCGACATGTCGCCCGGGTCCACCGAGCCTTGCCGCACATGGTCACAGGCTTTGCGTATTTCGCCTTTGAACTTCTCGAAATCCACCTGCATGCCGTTCAGGTAGGCGCTCCACCCGGCGCTGGACTTGGCGTAATGCACCGCTTCCTCGATCTCGGCCTGGGTTGCGCCGTTCAGCTTTGCCAGCTCCGTGTGGTAAAAGGCGCAGTACCGGCATTTCGAGATGGCGGAGATGGCCACCCCGATGAGTTCGCGGTACTTGTTGGGGATGGCTCCGGGAGCGAACTGCACCTGCTTGTACAGGTTCCACTCGAGTTCCAGGGAAGAATCCGGGATGGTCTCGAACATTGAGGGCACCAAGCCCAACATCGCCACCATTTCCTTGTGTATTTCATCTCTGGTCATACGGGGCCTCCTTGGGCAAGCTGCCCACGCTGCCGTATGCCACGGATTTAAAGTGGCGTGCAATCAAATCCCGGCAGCAGGATGTCGGGAATAGGCCGGGACCCGGCAAGGCGAAAGAATTGACTGGCGCCAGGAACGGGAGCATGGGGGTATCATCCCAAAATGTTCGGATGGAGGTTCCACCATGCACCGTTTCCATTCCCTCTTGGCCGCAATGGCTGTTTCGGCCTGCGTGTGGCTGCCTGCGCCCGCGTCGGCGCAGGCCATCGGCGTCACAGTGGTCGGCGCACCTGACGACACGGTCACGGCCCGCCCGGTCATTGGCACGTCGCGCTACGTTTCGAACAATCCCGTCACCTACGCCAAGACCGCCACGGGCCTCCTGGTGGTGCTTTCTCCGGGGGAGCTCGACGGCATTGGCCGCCTTGACGGTGTCGAACATGGGCTGACCCTGGAAATTCCCGATTTCATCTTCCGGCTGCTCTTTTTCTAAGGCCGCATCCCCACGATACGGTCATGCGGTTTTGGGTTTGAGCCTTGAAAGCACATTCATGCATTTCGAAACGCGCAATCAGGAGACATCCATGAAATCCCTTCTGTTCATTCTCCTCATTTCTCTTGCCCTTGCGGTGCCGCCCGCGATAACAGCCGAAGCCGCGCCCATCGGATCGCGCACTTCGCAGCCCGCGACGTTCAGCGTCACCCTGGACTTCTTTGCATACCAGGCGTCCAGCATGATTACTTACGTCCGCACCGCTGGGGGTATGTCCGTGTCCACCAGCCCGGCCGTCATGTTTTCGGCGACCCAACCCGCCGGACCGCAGAACAACCAGGGGTATTCGGTGATCTTCACCATCCCGGAAGACGTCATCGAGCTTTACTACTGATGAACAAGACAACCGCGCTCCTTTTGCTGTTCCTCGCCGCGCTGGGAGTTCTCCCAGTTCAGGCGAGCCACGCCGCCGACCTGACCACCCGTGCCGACCAGCTCCTGGGCATCCCCTACCGCCCGGACGGCGTGCGCGACGAGGCCGGACGCTGGACGTTGTTCGAGCACCCCGAGCAGACCTTCCCTTCGCCGGGCCTCAACTGCTCCGGCCTGGACTACTGCCTCATGCGCATGATCGCCCCGTCCGGTCCGCCCGCGCGCCAGGCCGGGCGCGACCGCCTGGGCGATTCCGGCCCGGCGAGCGCCATGGGGCAGGACTGGGATTTCGGCTACGACCTGATCCTGAACCTGTCCGAGGGGTTGTCCCGGCGCTGGCTGCTGCCCGAACCCAGGCAGGTTTCCACCCTGGACAGCGGCAGCACGGCCCTGGGCTTCCCGGTGGCGGATCAGGCTGCCTGGAAAAAGGCGCTTACGCAGATCGGCCCGGACCAGGCCTGTCTGGTGAGCTTCAGCCAGACCGGGCGGCGCAAGGGCTACACGCTCCAGCACTACCACGTTGGCGTCATCCTGCCGGACGGCTCAGGCGGGCGCTGGCTGTATCAGGCCCTGCCCAAGTCGGGCGTCACCAAGCTGAATCTGTCCGACCCGGCGGGCATGGCCCGGTTCCAGGGAATGTTTTCCGGGGGCGACAAGCGGGTGCTTCTTCTCGGCGTGACCCTGCCTCCGGGGCGTTAGTGTCGCGTTGTTGAAAACATGATGAATGGTTCCCTGCGGTTCGCTTCATGCCCTCTGGGCTGGTATCGAGTCCGCGCCCGCGCGCAGGGGCATCGGGCAAGGACGTTGCCCCCAAGGCCCAAACAGGCTACATCCCAGCCCCAGCAATTCATTCCCAAGGAGCATCGCGTGGGCAAGGAAAACATGAGCCTGGAGAAGATCGAAACCCAGCCCGAGTTCGACATGGAATACTACATGGAGATCAGCGGGCTCATGCGCCTTGAGCGCGAGCTGACCGAACTTCTTGAACACTATTGGGACAAGTGGCAGGGCCAGGTGCAGGCCTACAAGATGGAGCCCTCCGACGGCGAGGACGGCTTCCTGCTTGTCTATCTGGACGCGCAGACCGAAAACGAAGTGCAGCAGGCCTTCGAGAAGAACTCCCACCACGGCTTCGCCTTCCACCATCTGGCCATCACCCTGGTGATGTGCGCAGCCCAGAGCGTGATGCCGGAGCTCATCGGCGGATGCATGCCGCTGCCCACGCCCACCCGCGAGGTGAAGAAGAAGTTCAAGAAGCTCGACCTGGAGTGGGACGACAAGGGCTGCCTCAACCGCATCTACGCGGTGTTCACCGGCTACCCCTACAAGGGCGGCTGCGAGGACTGCTACTCCTGCGACACCTGTCCTTCCAGCCAGCTCAGAGAGATCGGCAGGATAGACTAGACGGCGATCCGCCTGATCATCACGAAGCAACCAGCCCCGGCCATCCCTGAGATGGCCGGGGCTTTTCGTTTGCCGGGTCCCTTGTCGGGACTGTACAGCGGGATTGTGTGTTGGGACCCTGCCCGATGTAATGGTTCAACGCTCTCCAGTGGGACGGGGCTTCTGCGGGGCGTATGCCAATTCGCCTTCCCCTGCTCCTGGTTCACCCGGTAAAGCGCCCTTCATGAAAGCCCCCTGAATGTGCGCTTTGATGCGTGCGCCGCTCGAGCCCAAGGCACGTGAAACGCGAAAAGGCCCCGCAGGGCCTTTTCGTTCGACATGAAAACAGCGCGCCGCTTAGTTGGCGGGGGCGGCCTTCTTGGTCTTCTTGGTCTTCTTGGCCATCTGCTCGGTGTAGGAGCCCTTGTCGGAGGTGGACTTGGAGCCTTCGAAAGCGAAAGCAACGGAGCTGAACAGCAGGCAGGAGGCAACGGCGAAGATAACGGCCTTTTTCATTTTCTGATCTCCTTGGATTAACAGTCTTTGAGATGGTTTTGTCGAAAACTAGGCAACCGGTGTGGGGGGAATCCGGCTGCTTTGCGTGGGAAGAGAGCTACGCCAGCATTCATTACCGGTCCCTTTCCTGGCTATTACACAATTGAAAGGCTCTCGAAGGGTTGATCGCGTTGACAGCCACGGTTGCCGGGTCTATCCATCCAAACCATGCGCATCCTACTCGTGGAAGACGACCCCAAGATTTCGGCCTTCATCGCCCAGGGCCTCAAGCAAAATGGTTTCGCCGTGGACCAGTGCGCCGACGGTGCGGACGGCCTGCACATGGCCCTCTCGGAAACCTACTCCGCCGCCGTTATCGACCTGATGCTGCCGGGCATGGACGGCCTGAAGCTCATCGAGGAGATGCGCAAGAGCAGGGTGAACACGCCCGTGATCATCCTCTCGGCCAAACGCTCCGTGGACGACCGGGTCAAGGGCTTGCAGTCCGGCGGGGACGACTACCTGGCCAAGCCTTTCTCCTTTGCCGAGCTGCTGGCGCGGCTTCAGGCCCTCATCCGGCGTTCCACCAGCAGCGCCGAGACCACCCAGCTGGTGGTGGGCAGCCTGAGCATGAATCTGCTCACCCGCGAGGTGATGCGTGACGGCACGGTGCTCACCCTGCAACCCCGGGAGTTCTCCCTTCTGGAATTCTTCCTGCGAAACCCGGGCAAGGTGCTCTCCAAGACAATGATCATGGAGCACGTCTGGAACTACACCTTCGACCCCCAGACCAACGTGGTGGACGTGCTGGTGTGCCGCCTGCGCAACAAGATCGACCGCGACTTCCAGCCCAAGATGCTCTCCACCCTGAGGGGGGTCGGTTATGTCCTCAAGCCTCCTCGGCAGGATTAGACGCAGCACCGCCTTCAGGCTGACCGCGATCTATGCCTTGCTCTACATCGTCAGCTCGATGCTCCTGTTCATTATCGCCTACGTGCTCCTGGCGGGGGTGGTGCGCTCGCAGGATCAGAAGCTGCTGACGGAAAAACTCAACGAATACAGTTATATCGAGCGGACAAAAGGCCTGCCCGCCCTGCTGGACTTCATCCGGCGCGACACCGAGGAATACGAGGAGTCCGAGTACTTCGTGCGCATCCTCGACCCGTCCGGGGTCGAACGCCTGACGGTGTCCCCGCCCGGCTGGGAGACGCTTCCCCCGGGCCGGCTCGAACCACGCTCCCTCGAGGCCGCGCAGTGGCAACTGCTGGAACAGCCTGGGGCGGGCGGCGGCGTGTTCGAGATCACCTCGCGCAAGCTGGGAAGCGGGACTTTTCTCATCGTTGGGGGCGACGCCCACCAGCGCGAGGCCCTGCTCTCGGAATTCAAGCGCATCTTCCTGTTCATCACGGCCACGGTGGTCCTTCTTGGGGTGGTGGTGGGAGCCATCCAGGCCGACAGGTCCCTTGCGCCCATCCGCGACCTGATAGGCACCGTGAACTCCATCGGGGGCGGCAGCATGACCGCCCGCGTGCCCACGCGCGGCACCGGCGACGAACTGGACGAGCTGGCCAGCCTGTTCAACTCCATGCTGGAGCGCATCTCCACCCTGATCCAGGGCATGCGCGACGCTTTGGACAACGTGGCCCACGACCTGCGCACGCCGCTCACCCGCGCCAAGGCCGTGGTGGAGACGGCGCTCCAGTCCAACCTGTCGCAACAGGGCCTGCGCGAGGCGCTCATGGACATCGCCGAGGAGAACGAGCGCATCCGCACCACGTTGAACACCCTCATGGACATCTCGGAGGCTGAGACCGGAACCATGCGGTTGTCCATCGAACGGGTGGACATGGCCGTTCTGGTGGAAGAGGGCGTGGAGATCTACGACTATCTGGCCCAGGAGCAGGGGATAATCCTGATCTGCGACGCTGCGCCGGGGTTGTTCGCCCTGGCCGACGCAGGGCGTGTGCGCCAGGTGCTGGCCAACCTGCTGGACAACGCGCTCAAGTATTCGAAGCCCGGCGGGCAGGTGCAGGTCAGCGCGTGGATGGACAACGGACGGGTTCGGGTGGCGGTGAGCGACCAGGGCGAAGGCATCCCCTCCGGAGACATCCCGCGCATCTTCGAGCGTCTCTACCGGGGTGACAAGAGCCGCTCCCACCGGGGGCTCGGGCTTGGGCTGTCGCTGGTGAAGGCCGTGCTCACGGCGCACGGCGGGGATATCGCCGTCACCAGCACGGTGGGTCAGGGCAGCGAATTCGTGTTCAGTCTGCCGAAGGCGTAGTATCGCGTATGTGAAAACCATGAATATGGTTTTCACAAACACAATCACTGGTTCTTCTGGCTTGGGTTCGTGGGTAACATGAACGTTTCATGCGAACGCCACTCTTGCGACTCCTGCGCGCTGCCCCAGGTGCAGGCCTGCGATTCCTACATCGGCCCCTTGGGCCAATACTCCGAACGTTCCCTGAATACCTTGTCCAGCCGGGCCACTTCCTTGCGGTCTTCTTCCGTGCGGACGTAGTTCCTGGCCTTTTCCATCTGCATCAGGGACTGGCGCGCGTCATTGGAATACACTGCCGCGTAGGCCAGGTTCAGGTGCGCGCGGAACATGTCGCCCGATTCGCCGTAGATGCGTCCCAGCATCTGGCGCACCTCGGCTGATTCCGGCGCGAAGGTTGCCACCTTGCGCATGAGGGTGAGCGCCTCGGGGTAGCGGCGCTCCTGGGCCAGGATCAAGGCGTATTCCGCCGAGGCCACCATGTCTTTCGGGTTCAGCTCCACGGCGCGGTGAAGAAGCGTGCCCGCCCGGTCGAAATCGCGCAGCTTCAGGAAGAACCGTCCCCCCTCGCGCTGCCACAGGGCGTCGTTGCCGCCCTCTTTCAGGGCTTCGTCGAAAGCCTGGCGGGCGCGGGCGTTCTCGTTGGTGCGGCCAAGGGCCATGGCCAGCCCCAGGCGGTCCAGCCGGGTCATGGAGGAGCCCTTTTTCCCGTAATAGGCGATGGCGGCGGCGGGGTCGCCGTAGCGGGCGCGGATGATGGTCTGCACGCGCAGGAAACGCTCGTCGCGGTCCGGGCGCGACACCACGTCCTTGGGCATGCGGCTCACGCGCTCGGACAGGTAGCCGATGCGCTCGGTGATGTCCGGGTGGGTGGACAGATAGGCCGGGATGGATCCGTATCCCTTGAAGATCTTCATGCGCTGCATCACGTCGAAGGCCTGGGGCAGCCCGCGCGGCGGGTATCCCGCCGAGGAGAGGTAGTTCATGCCCACCTCGTCGGCCTCGCGTTCGTCGTCGCGCGAGTAATTGAGCATGGCCTGCGTGGCTGCGGCCTGGGAGCCCATCATCATGGCTCCGGCGGCGTCGCGCTGTCCGGTGGCCGCGCCCAGGGCGAACCCCGCCAGCACGCCCAGGATGGAGGCGATGCTCAGGATGCGTCCCTGCTCCACGCGCTTGGCGATGTGGCGCTGGGTGACGTGGGCCAGTTCGTGGGCCAGCACGCCCGCCACCTCGGAATCGTGGTTCATGTTGAGCATGAGGCCCGTGAACACGAAGACGTAGCCGCCGGGAGCGGCAAAGGCGTTGATGGCGTTGTCCTGCACCACGGCCACGCTGAACGGGAAGGGCTGGGGCGGCATCTGCCTGGCCAGCCGGTCCACCACGTCGCGGGCGTAATCCACGACCTCGGAGTCCTCGATCATGGGGAGCTTGGAGCGGATGAGCACGTTGAACTTGTCGCCGAGTTCCTTCTCTTCCTTGATCCCGAAGTTGAAATAGCTGGCGTTGGCCGGGGTCACGGACAGGGGCGAAGGCGCGATCAGCGTCATGGCCAGGATGAGCGCTAGGGCGCGGGCCAGGGTGCGGACCAGATTGCGCAGCACGTTCTGGACGGTGATGGAAAAGCGTCGCGGCATGGCCTTGTGTATAAACCCTTTGGTGCTGTTGGCAACCGGGGGGAGTGGGGTTTCCTCGGAGTGTAGCCGCTTTGGCGCCGGGATTGGTTACACGCGCGGCGAAGTGTTCTGCCAAACGAGCTCTGACTTGTCCTGCGTGTCCTGGGTACTCTGTCGCCAGATTCAGCTAGTCGCCCTGATCGTCGGAGGTGAGGGCATGCGCCCACCTCCGAAGTGGATACCATGGCTGACTACGCGATCAGAAGTGCAGACGAGTGCTCACTGACCGTCATCGAGTATCTCCAGGAAAATAAGGGTTTGGTTCAGAAGCTGCGCAGCGATTTCACCAAAGGTGACGGGGCCGGAAAACGGATCGGTGGTTTTGCCCTCCAGCCCGGAATAGAGGTAGTTCAGGATGCAGTTGCATGAGAATACGACCTTATCCTCCGTGATCTGTTGTTTTGTGCCCAAGTGCTCCTTGAATGCTGTTTCGTAATTGGAGACAGGGCGGGCGTGCTTGTAGACAACGTCTTTGAATACTGGAGCATAAAACGTCACTTCTTCAGATACGTCGTCAACGTTCTGGAAGCTGGTGTTAGCCATGATGCCGTTATAGTTGGCCACAAGCGGGAGCTTGGTGTCGAGTCTGTTTTGAGTGATGTATGCTGCGAGATTGTCCTTTTCTCCGTTGACGAAAACAACCCTGGCGGAAAAACCGTCAACCGGAAATGTCAGGCTGTCTCCGTCGCCTTGTTCGAAAAGATTGATGATGCCCAACTTGGCCGCTTTCCCAGGGATCAAATCCGCATGGAGCACGAGCGCCCCTTCGCTAAAGGCCGCGCCGGTCGTGCCGTTGTAGACTTTCGGGGTGATCTCGCCCAACTCGTCCAGGTGAACGCCGGATATCCACCCCACAAGAGGGCGTTTGCCGAAGTCTTGATAGCGGGGGGCGTTCAAGGCGAAAGCCAGGTGCGCGATGCTGCGGGCAGGGATGATGATGAAGCTGAATGAGTGGTCCGCCCCATCCGTGAATACCTTGGACAAATTGTTGTGATCGTAACGGACGATCTCCATGGTCTCAACCACGTCGCTTATGTCCGTGGCGAAAAGAGCCGTGCGGGACATCATGCCGCCCTGGTCGTGGGTGATGAAATAGGGGATCGTTCCGCCTATCCAGTTGCCCTTGGGAAGTTTGCGCAGCACATTCTCATCTCCGGCCAGAAGCAGCTTGTGTCCCTCTTCGATTATCGCCCTTGCCTGTGCGACGGTAAGGATGCATTGCCTCATGGTTCCTCCAGTCAGAAAATGATGGCGTATGTCCGCATTTGTCAGAGTTTGGTTTGTTTCGCCTGGTTCCGTCTCAGATCGCTTGGAGTGGAACCAGGACATTCATCTTGTCCGGGAGCTTGAAACTCTCGCGCATTTTGGAAATCCTGAGCAGGGCGATTTCAGTGATCTCCTGGCCTTTGGCCATGATCAGAAGATTGCTGTCGTCGAAAATGTCCTGGCGCAGAATCATGCCAACGCGAACCTCCTTGAATGGGACAAGTCTGGGTACGAAACCGTCATCGCTGAAGACCATCTCCTCGAATCCCTTGAACACCAAGGGAAAATTCGCAGCCCACTTGCCGCGCATGGACTCTATGGCGGCTTCCTTGTCCACGCCGAGCAGGTCGAGGTCATCGTATTCCAGGCACAGGTTCAGATACACCGCGCCTTCCGGCAGCCTCGCTATCTCCGGGTTTGTGAAACAGTCCAGCTGGTTTCCGATAATTTCTCCCACGTCGTTCATTCGCGGTATCTGGGAAAGAAGGGTGGTGGCCACCGTGGCGTGCATGCGATAAATCTGGGCTTCCTCCGGCGTCAGCTGCTCACCGCGAAATCGCTTGAAGATAATGTCCTGGGGGACCGCCACCATGCCTATCTGGGAGAGCATTCCCGCCAGTTCGAGCTTCAAGGTGTTGGTCAGTCCGAGCCTTTTGGACAACGCCATGAGAAGCCGCTTGACCCGCTCCCCCCGACTG
This genomic window from Fundidesulfovibrio putealis DSM 16056 contains:
- a CDS encoding DUF6976 family protein — its product is MRQCILTVAQARAIIEEGHKLLLAGDENVLRKLPKGNWIGGTIPYFITHDQGGMMSRTALFATDISDVVETMEIVRYDHNNLSKVFTDGADHSFSFIIIPARSIAHLAFALNAPRYQDFGKRPLVGWISGVHLDELGEITPKVYNGTTGAAFSEGALVLHADLIPGKAAKLGIINLFEQGDGDSLTFPVDGFSARVVFVNGEKDNLAAYITQNRLDTKLPLVANYNGIMANTSFQNVDDVSEEVTFYAPVFKDVVYKHARPVSNYETAFKEHLGTKQQITEDKVVFSCNCILNYLYSGLEGKTTDPFSGPVTFGEIAAQLLNQTLIFLEILDDGQ
- a CDS encoding carboxymuconolactone decarboxylase family protein; translated protein: MTRDEIHKEMVAMLGLVPSMFETIPDSSLELEWNLYKQVQFAPGAIPNKYRELIGVAISAISKCRYCAFYHTELAKLNGATQAEIEEAVHYAKSSAGWSAYLNGMQVDFEKFKGEIRKACDHVRQGSVDPGDMSE
- a CDS encoding HD domain-containing phosphohydrolase — translated: MNIKILIVDDDTNLLDSMRRGLCRRYNIVVAGGPDEALKTVKEQGPFAVVISDLRMPGMDGVRFLEKVRDMEPTTVRMMLTGHGDLDAAMAAVNEGSVFRFMTKPCPAEILIRALDAGIAQYKLVTAEKELLRGTLRGCIKVLVDILNLVSPEAFSRGERVKRLLMALSKRLGLTNTLKLELAGMLSQIGMVAVPQDIIFKRFRGEQLTPEEAQIYRMHATVATTLLSQIPRMNDVGEIIGNQLDCFTNPEIARLPEGAVYLNLCLEYDDLDLLGVDKEAAIESMRGKWAANFPLVFKGFEEMVFSDDGFVPRLVPFKEVRVGMILRQDIFDDSNLLIMAKGQEITEIALLRISKMRESFKLPDKMNVLVPLQAI
- a CDS encoding response regulator transcription factor; translation: MRILLVEDDPKISAFIAQGLKQNGFAVDQCADGADGLHMALSETYSAAVIDLMLPGMDGLKLIEEMRKSRVNTPVIILSAKRSVDDRVKGLQSGGDDYLAKPFSFAELLARLQALIRRSTSSAETTQLVVGSLSMNLLTREVMRDGTVLTLQPREFSLLEFFLRNPGKVLSKTMIMEHVWNYTFDPQTNVVDVLVCRLRNKIDRDFQPKMLSTLRGVGYVLKPPRQD
- a CDS encoding sensor histidine kinase yields the protein MSSSLLGRIRRSTAFRLTAIYALLYIVSSMLLFIIAYVLLAGVVRSQDQKLLTEKLNEYSYIERTKGLPALLDFIRRDTEEYEESEYFVRILDPSGVERLTVSPPGWETLPPGRLEPRSLEAAQWQLLEQPGAGGGVFEITSRKLGSGTFLIVGGDAHQREALLSEFKRIFLFITATVVLLGVVVGAIQADRSLAPIRDLIGTVNSIGGGSMTARVPTRGTGDELDELASLFNSMLERISTLIQGMRDALDNVAHDLRTPLTRAKAVVETALQSNLSQQGLREALMDIAEENERIRTTLNTLMDISEAETGTMRLSIERVDMAVLVEEGVEIYDYLAQEQGIILICDAAPGLFALADAGRVRQVLANLLDNALKYSKPGGQVQVSAWMDNGRVRVAVSDQGEGIPSGDIPRIFERLYRGDKSRSHRGLGLGLSLVKAVLTAHGGDIAVTSTVGQGSEFVFSLPKA
- the typA gene encoding translational GTPase TypA, giving the protein MSSNDSIRNIAIIAHVDHGKTTLVDALFKQSGTFRENQDVDDRVMDSMDLERERGITIAAKNCAVSWKGVKINIIDTPGHADFGGEVERSMVMADGAILLVDSSEGPLPQTRFVLKKALERGLSIMVVVNKIDRKDARPQEVLDEVYDLFIDLDANEEQLDFPVLYAIGRDGMAKTSLEGEGTDLTPLFDAILEHIPAPRYDKSAPFQMLVADLGYSDFLGRLAIGRVMNGVAHQNETLVCIGESGEVKQLRVTRLQTYKGPSLVDATEATPGDTIVLSGIENVTIGDTICTAQAPKALPRITVDEPTVSMKFGINTSPLAGREGKLVQSRKILERLERECLANVAIKVEQNEDKDSFIVKGRGEFQMAILIETMRREGFELSVSRPEVIYKEKNGKRLEPIESVFVDCEETFLGVVTEKLSIRKGRMVNLVNHGKGRVRMEFSVPSRGLIGYRDEFLTDTKGTGIMNSLLEGYELYRGDFPTRFTGSLVADRSGVGVAYGLFHLEPRGEMFITAGDPVYEGMIVGEHNRDNDLDINPCKEKKLTNMRASGKDENCVLTPIRPMTLERAIHFVRDDELVEVTPLSIRLRKAELNAGKRHLLHSQKKRDKA
- a CDS encoding beta-barrel assembly-enhancing protease is translated as MPRRFSITVQNVLRNLVRTLARALALILAMTLIAPSPLSVTPANASYFNFGIKEEKELGDKFNVLIRSKLPMIEDSEVVDYARDVVDRLARQMPPQPFPFSVAVVQDNAINAFAAPGGYVFVFTGLMLNMNHDSEVAGVLAHELAHVTQRHIAKRVEQGRILSIASILGVLAGFALGAATGQRDAAGAMMMGSQAAATQAMLNYSRDDEREADEVGMNYLSSAGYPPRGLPQAFDVMQRMKIFKGYGSIPAYLSTHPDITERIGYLSERVSRMPKDVVSRPDRDERFLRVQTIIRARYGDPAAAIAYYGKKGSSMTRLDRLGLAMALGRTNENARARQAFDEALKEGGNDALWQREGGRFFLKLRDFDRAGTLLHRAVELNPKDMVASAEYALILAQERRYPEALTLMRKVATFAPESAEVRQMLGRIYGESGDMFRAHLNLAYAAVYSNDARQSLMQMEKARNYVRTEEDRKEVARLDKVFRERSEYWPKGPM